One part of the Rhodococcus oxybenzonivorans genome encodes these proteins:
- the trmD gene encoding tRNA (guanosine(37)-N1)-methyltransferase TrmD, which produces MRLDVVTIFPEYLEPLRAALLGKAIDKGLLSVDVHDLRNWTHDVHKAVDDSPYGGGPGMVMKPSVWGPALDDVLARGGDDGDTLLVVPTPAGVPFTQATAERWAGERHIVFACGRYEGIDQRVIDDAARRVRVEEVSIGDYVLIGGEAAVLVMVEAFVRLIPGVLGNQQSHQEDSFSDGLLEGPSYTRPATWRGLDVPPVLLSGDHAKIAQWRHEQSLERTAERRPDLLP; this is translated from the coding sequence ATGCGTCTCGACGTGGTCACCATCTTCCCGGAGTATCTCGAGCCCCTTCGCGCTGCCCTGCTCGGCAAGGCGATCGACAAGGGACTCCTCTCGGTAGACGTGCACGATCTGAGGAACTGGACGCACGACGTCCACAAAGCTGTCGACGACTCGCCCTATGGCGGTGGCCCCGGAATGGTCATGAAACCCAGTGTGTGGGGACCGGCCCTGGATGACGTCCTCGCCAGGGGCGGGGACGATGGCGACACACTTCTGGTGGTCCCCACACCGGCGGGCGTCCCCTTCACACAGGCGACGGCGGAACGCTGGGCAGGGGAGCGCCACATCGTTTTCGCCTGTGGGCGATACGAGGGCATCGACCAACGAGTCATCGACGACGCTGCCCGGCGCGTGCGGGTCGAAGAAGTCAGCATCGGCGACTACGTCCTCATCGGGGGTGAGGCGGCAGTGCTCGTCATGGTCGAGGCCTTCGTCCGGCTGATTCCCGGTGTCCTGGGCAATCAGCAGTCACACCAGGAAGATTCGTTCAGCGACGGGCTCCTCGAAGGCCCGAGCTACACCCGGCCTGCCACGTGGCGAGGACTCGACGTCCCACCGGTGCTCTTGTCGGGTGACCACGCCAAGATCGCCCAGTGGCGCCACGAGCAATCGTTGGAGCGCACCGCGGAGCGCCGGCCGGACCTGTTGCCCTGA
- the rimM gene encoding ribosome maturation factor RimM (Essential for efficient processing of 16S rRNA) — MELVVGRVAKSHGIKGEVVVEVRTDEPEQRFALGAVLRGRKPREQNLTTYTVEAAREHSGRLLLRLEGVADRAAADALRGTLFVIDSAELEPSEDPDEFYDHELEGLAVRLADGTPVGTVVEVLHSAAGELLSVRREGAPELLVPFVAAIVTSVSVADGVVEIDPPEGLLDPDFGESPVGE, encoded by the coding sequence GTGGAGCTCGTCGTCGGCCGTGTCGCCAAGTCACACGGCATCAAAGGGGAAGTCGTCGTCGAGGTTCGCACCGACGAACCCGAACAGCGTTTCGCTCTCGGTGCCGTGCTGCGGGGACGGAAGCCGCGCGAGCAGAACCTCACCACGTACACGGTAGAAGCCGCCCGGGAGCATTCCGGGCGGCTTCTGCTGCGCCTCGAGGGTGTAGCGGATCGTGCTGCCGCCGATGCGTTACGCGGCACGCTCTTCGTCATCGACAGCGCGGAACTCGAACCGTCCGAGGACCCGGACGAGTTTTACGATCACGAACTCGAGGGCCTTGCCGTTCGGCTGGCGGACGGCACTCCGGTGGGTACCGTCGTCGAGGTACTGCATTCGGCGGCAGGCGAACTCCTGTCCGTCCGTCGTGAGGGGGCGCCGGAATTACTCGTTCCGTTCGTCGCCGCGATCGTGACCTCGGTGTCCGTTGCGGACGGTGTCGTCGAGATCGACCCACCGGAAGGGTTGCTCGACCCTGACTTCGGTGAATCTCCTGTCGGCGAATGA
- a CDS encoding RNA-binding protein, with protein MSAVVADAVEHLVRGIVANPDDVRVELITGRRGRTVEVHVNPDDLGKVIGRGGRTATALRTLVSGIGGRGIRVDVVDTDQ; from the coding sequence GTGAGTGCCGTCGTCGCCGATGCCGTGGAGCACCTCGTTCGTGGCATCGTCGCCAATCCCGACGACGTTCGTGTCGAGCTGATCACCGGGCGTCGGGGGCGCACTGTCGAGGTTCACGTCAATCCTGACGACCTCGGCAAGGTCATCGGACGTGGCGGTCGCACAGCGACAGCGCTGCGCACGTTGGTCTCCGGTATCGGTGGCCGCGGGATCCGTGTCGACGTCGTCGACACCGATCAGTAG
- the rpsP gene encoding 30S ribosomal protein S16, whose protein sequence is MAVKIKLTRLGKIRNPQYRIVVADARTRRNGRAIETIGKYHPKEEPSLIDIDSERAQYWLGVGAQPTEPVEALLKITGDWQKFKGLPGTEGTLRVKEAKPSKLELFQAALAQAENEPVSEAITPKKKKAKADDDEAAADASGAEAENSEAADK, encoded by the coding sequence GTGGCTGTCAAGATCAAGCTCACCCGGCTCGGCAAGATCCGGAACCCGCAGTACCGCATCGTCGTTGCCGACGCCCGCACCCGTCGCAACGGCCGCGCGATCGAGACCATCGGCAAGTACCACCCCAAGGAAGAGCCCTCGCTGATCGACATCGATTCCGAGCGGGCGCAGTACTGGCTGGGCGTGGGCGCGCAGCCCACCGAGCCCGTCGAGGCACTCCTGAAGATCACGGGCGACTGGCAGAAGTTCAAGGGCCTGCCGGGTACCGAGGGCACTCTCCGCGTCAAGGAAGCCAAGCCGTCCAAGCTGGAGCTGTTCCAGGCTGCGCTGGCGCAGGCCGAGAACGAGCCGGTGTCCGAGGCCATCACCCCGAAGAAGAAGAAGGCCAAGGCCGACGACGATGAGGCTGCTGCCGACGCGTCGGGTGCAGAGGCCGAGAACTCCGAGGCTGCTGACAAGTGA
- a CDS encoding amidohydrolase family protein has protein sequence MSALHLRGIGLPGEQPVEYWVDQGVVSTEPIAGAETICDSGWIVPGLVDAHCHVGIKLGGGGGESIEGLIAQAETERDAGVLLIRDAGSPVDTRFLDERVDLPRIVRAGQHIAAPKRYIPGLPVDLEDEEQLPAEVARQARAGDGWVKLVGDWIDRSIGDLAPLWSDDILVEAIAAAHREGARVTAHVFAEDALPGLINAGIDCIEHGTGLTDETIELMVAHGTALVPTLINIATFPEIADSATRYPVYAAHMRDLHSRVKDTIGAAHEAGIPIYAGTDAGGSIVHGRIADEVEELKAVGLSPTDALGAACWNARTWLRHPGLEPGAPADLLVYRDDPRTGSDALAAPAIVVLRGNVVKTR, from the coding sequence ATGAGCGCACTGCACTTGCGGGGTATCGGCCTGCCCGGCGAACAGCCCGTCGAATACTGGGTGGATCAAGGGGTCGTTTCCACCGAGCCGATCGCCGGTGCCGAGACCATCTGTGATTCGGGGTGGATCGTTCCCGGACTGGTCGATGCGCACTGCCACGTCGGGATCAAGCTCGGCGGCGGCGGTGGTGAGAGCATCGAGGGGCTGATCGCGCAGGCGGAGACCGAGCGCGATGCCGGTGTCCTCCTGATCCGCGACGCCGGGTCTCCCGTGGACACCCGATTCCTCGACGAGCGGGTCGACCTGCCGCGGATCGTCAGGGCAGGTCAGCACATTGCCGCACCCAAGCGATACATACCGGGGCTGCCGGTAGACCTCGAGGACGAGGAGCAGTTGCCGGCCGAGGTTGCGCGGCAGGCGCGCGCCGGTGACGGCTGGGTCAAGCTGGTCGGTGACTGGATCGACAGGTCGATCGGTGACCTCGCACCCTTGTGGAGCGACGACATTCTGGTGGAAGCCATCGCCGCCGCCCACCGAGAAGGCGCACGGGTCACGGCCCACGTCTTCGCCGAGGACGCGCTTCCCGGTCTGATCAACGCCGGTATCGACTGCATCGAGCACGGTACGGGGCTCACCGACGAGACGATCGAGCTCATGGTGGCGCACGGTACTGCCCTCGTCCCGACGCTCATCAACATCGCCACCTTCCCCGAGATCGCCGACTCTGCGACGCGGTACCCGGTGTACGCGGCTCATATGCGGGACCTGCACTCGAGGGTGAAAGACACGATCGGCGCGGCCCACGAGGCCGGAATTCCGATTTACGCGGGCACCGATGCCGGCGGATCCATCGTGCACGGCCGGATCGCCGACGAGGTCGAGGAGCTCAAAGCCGTCGGGCTGTCGCCGACCGACGCGCTCGGCGCTGCGTGCTGGAACGCCCGGACCTGGCTGCGGCATCCCGGGCTGGAACCGGGCGCACCCGCGGATCTGCTCGTCTACCGGGACGACCCACGTACCGGAAGCGATGCCCTCGCCGCACCCGCCATCGTGGTGCTGCGCGGAAATGTCGTCAAGACGCGATGA
- the ffh gene encoding signal recognition particle protein: MFESLSDRLTGALKDLRGKGRLSGADIDATCREIRLALLEADVALPVVRAFIARIKERAKGVEVSAALNPAQQVVKIVNEELVGILGGETRRLAFAKTPPTVIMLAGLQGSGKTTLAGKLAKWLRDQGHTPLLVACDLQRPGAVTQLQIVGERAGAAVFAPHPGTSIGGGDNPLGITAADPVEVARSGIDEARTKQYDVVIVDTAGRLGIDADLMAQAAGIRDAVDPDETLFVLDAMIGQDAVSTAEAFREGVGFTGVVLTKLDGDARGGAALSVREVTGQPILFASTGEKLEDFDVFHPDRMASRILGMGDVLSLIEAAEQHFDAEQAEATAQKIGSGQLTLEDFLEQMMAVRKMGPIGNLLGMLPGAGQMKDALANVDEKQLDRVQAIIRGMTPAEREDPKIINASRRLRIANGSGVKVSDVNQLVDRFFEARKMMAAMAGRMGMPGSRKPQRSKKGKKGKKGGKGPTPPKVRGGFPGGMPGGFPGMPGGLPAGMPDLSSMPKGLDELPPGLEGIDLSQLKLPKK, from the coding sequence GTGTTCGAATCCCTTTCCGACAGGTTGACCGGAGCCCTCAAGGATCTGCGTGGCAAGGGTCGCCTTTCCGGGGCCGACATCGACGCCACGTGTCGTGAGATCCGGTTGGCTCTGCTCGAGGCGGACGTCGCGCTGCCCGTGGTGCGCGCGTTCATCGCGAGGATCAAGGAGCGGGCCAAGGGCGTCGAGGTGTCCGCGGCGCTCAATCCGGCGCAGCAGGTCGTCAAGATCGTCAACGAGGAACTCGTCGGGATTCTCGGCGGTGAGACCCGTCGACTCGCGTTCGCCAAGACACCGCCGACCGTGATCATGCTCGCCGGTCTGCAGGGTTCCGGTAAGACCACTCTCGCCGGCAAGCTCGCCAAGTGGCTGCGCGATCAGGGGCACACCCCGCTGCTGGTGGCGTGTGACCTGCAGCGTCCGGGTGCCGTCACCCAGCTGCAGATCGTCGGTGAACGCGCAGGCGCCGCCGTGTTCGCGCCCCACCCGGGCACGTCGATCGGCGGCGGTGACAACCCGCTCGGGATCACCGCGGCAGACCCGGTCGAAGTCGCGCGGTCCGGTATCGACGAGGCCCGCACCAAGCAGTACGACGTCGTCATCGTCGACACCGCGGGGCGCCTGGGTATCGATGCCGATCTGATGGCGCAGGCCGCGGGCATCCGTGATGCTGTCGATCCGGACGAAACTCTCTTCGTTCTCGACGCGATGATCGGCCAGGACGCGGTCAGTACCGCCGAAGCCTTCCGTGAAGGCGTCGGATTCACGGGTGTCGTGCTCACCAAGCTCGACGGTGACGCCCGCGGTGGCGCGGCTCTGAGCGTCCGTGAGGTCACCGGACAGCCCATCCTCTTCGCCTCCACGGGTGAGAAGCTCGAGGACTTCGACGTCTTCCACCCCGACCGGATGGCCAGCCGTATCCTCGGCATGGGTGACGTCCTCAGCCTCATCGAGGCGGCCGAGCAGCACTTCGATGCCGAGCAGGCGGAGGCCACCGCGCAGAAGATCGGCTCGGGGCAGCTGACCCTCGAGGACTTCCTCGAACAGATGATGGCCGTCCGCAAGATGGGGCCCATCGGCAACCTCCTGGGGATGCTTCCCGGCGCTGGACAGATGAAGGACGCCCTCGCCAACGTCGACGAGAAGCAACTCGACCGGGTGCAGGCCATCATCCGGGGCATGACGCCGGCGGAGCGCGAAGACCCCAAGATCATCAACGCTTCGCGCAGGCTGCGGATCGCCAACGGCTCGGGTGTCAAGGTGTCCGACGTCAATCAGCTCGTCGACCGCTTCTTCGAAGCCCGCAAGATGATGGCGGCGATGGCCGGTCGGATGGGCATGCCCGGATCCCGCAAGCCGCAGCGCAGCAAGAAGGGCAAGAAAGGCAAGAAGGGCGGGAAGGGTCCGACGCCGCCGAAGGTGCGCGGAGGATTCCCCGGGGGCATGCCGGGTGGTTTCCCCGGAATGCCCGGTGGCCTTCCGGCGGGCATGCCGGATTTGTCGAGCATGCCGAAGGGGCTGGACGAGCTACCTCCCGGTCTCGAAGGCATCGACCTGTCGCAGTTGAAGCTGCCGAAGAAGTAG
- a CDS encoding [protein-PII] uridylyltransferase has translation MRSDPNGSGKTGPGPVAKATEPGPVASGGSNEAADLARARRQLLSGGSESTPGARGGHGRRLDAPALRHALVDLHEFWLTTKGAELGIKPDCGFALVAVGGLGRRELLPYSDLDLVLLHDDMDPAVVSRVADQLWYPLWDAHIKLDHSVRTIPQALQVASTDITAALGMLEARHIVGDVELSNLLISGVRRQWRTDIRNRFDELIAQTRSRWERSGEIAHRAEPDLKSGRGGLRDVQLLNALSIAQLTDGMPGLGPESPGGGLALAHRRLLDVRTELHRVAGRPRDQLRAQDADEIGAALRIGDRFDLARMLSDAARTISYSVDVGVRTAGNALPRRGLARLRRPPVRRPLDEGVVEHAGEVVLARDARPGKDPGLVMRVAAASATTGMPMSASTLNRLADHAPELREPWPKEAVNDLLVLLGSGSRAVAAIEALDRTGLWGRLLPEWGAVRDLPPRDAVHTWTVDRHLVETAAYASGFTTRVARPDLLMLGALLHDIGKGRGGDHSVVGAELAIQIGKRLGLWPSDIATLTAMVRHHLLLPQTATRRDLDDPETVERVVEALGGDGVLLELLHALAEADSLATGPGVWGDWKSSLIGELVRRCRMVMAGEDLPAPDPLDPEHVALAAGGGVHVALNPADSPHTYVVTVIAPDERGLLSKAAGVLALHSLRVYSASLGSSGDSAVNSFVVSPRFGAPPQAGLLRQELIRALAGELDLLDMLTAKEDEARESQRVAAEEERGDAVPVLYAQAPPRVIWFDTAAPGEVILELRAEDRLGLLCRLAAAFDSCGADVRWAKVTTLGSSVVDSFCLDLGDHDTRASREEVERAILAVVPLPKPKKQAGSGRE, from the coding sequence ATGCGCTCTGACCCCAACGGGTCCGGTAAGACCGGCCCTGGTCCCGTCGCGAAGGCGACGGAACCAGGGCCGGTTGCGTCAGGCGGATCGAACGAAGCTGCGGACCTGGCCCGCGCACGCCGACAGCTCCTCAGCGGCGGTTCGGAGAGCACTCCGGGTGCAAGGGGAGGACACGGCCGAAGGCTGGACGCGCCCGCGCTCCGGCACGCCCTCGTCGACCTGCACGAATTCTGGCTGACCACGAAAGGCGCCGAGCTCGGTATCAAGCCCGACTGCGGGTTCGCGCTCGTCGCGGTCGGCGGGCTCGGCCGCCGCGAGCTGCTGCCGTACTCGGACCTCGATCTCGTGCTCCTCCACGACGACATGGATCCCGCCGTGGTGTCGCGGGTTGCGGACCAGCTCTGGTATCCGCTGTGGGACGCGCACATCAAACTCGACCACAGTGTCCGCACCATCCCGCAGGCATTGCAGGTCGCATCCACGGATATCACTGCCGCACTGGGGATGCTCGAGGCGCGGCACATCGTCGGCGACGTCGAATTGAGCAACCTTCTCATCAGCGGAGTCCGGCGCCAATGGCGCACCGACATCCGCAACCGCTTCGACGAGCTGATCGCCCAGACCAGGTCGCGGTGGGAACGTAGCGGTGAAATCGCCCATCGCGCCGAACCGGACCTCAAGAGCGGTCGCGGTGGACTGCGGGACGTACAGCTGCTCAACGCGCTGTCCATCGCGCAGCTCACCGACGGCATGCCCGGACTCGGACCCGAATCGCCCGGTGGCGGACTCGCATTGGCGCATCGTCGTCTCCTCGACGTGCGTACCGAGCTGCACCGGGTTGCGGGACGCCCCCGTGACCAGCTGCGGGCCCAGGACGCCGACGAGATCGGCGCGGCACTGCGGATCGGGGATCGCTTCGATCTGGCCCGCATGCTCAGCGACGCCGCCCGCACCATCAGCTACTCGGTGGATGTCGGGGTGCGGACGGCGGGAAATGCCCTGCCCCGCCGTGGTCTCGCGCGACTGCGAAGGCCGCCTGTGCGGCGACCTCTCGACGAGGGTGTGGTCGAGCATGCCGGCGAAGTGGTTCTGGCGCGCGATGCCCGGCCCGGCAAGGATCCCGGTCTCGTCATGCGGGTGGCGGCAGCGTCGGCCACCACGGGCATGCCGATGTCCGCTTCGACGCTGAACCGCCTGGCCGACCACGCGCCGGAACTGCGGGAACCATGGCCCAAGGAGGCGGTCAACGACCTTCTGGTCCTCCTCGGCTCGGGAAGCAGGGCCGTCGCCGCGATCGAAGCGCTCGACCGTACGGGACTGTGGGGGCGGCTTCTGCCGGAGTGGGGAGCCGTCCGCGACCTACCGCCGAGGGACGCCGTGCACACGTGGACGGTGGATCGTCATCTCGTCGAAACCGCGGCGTACGCGAGCGGTTTCACGACGCGTGTCGCCCGGCCCGACCTGCTGATGCTCGGCGCTCTGCTCCACGACATCGGGAAGGGGCGGGGAGGTGACCACAGCGTCGTGGGAGCCGAACTGGCGATCCAGATCGGTAAGCGGCTCGGGCTGTGGCCGTCGGACATCGCGACGTTGACGGCGATGGTGCGTCATCACCTGCTGTTGCCGCAGACCGCGACCCGACGCGACCTCGACGATCCGGAAACGGTGGAACGGGTCGTGGAGGCGCTCGGCGGGGACGGGGTACTCCTGGAGCTGCTGCACGCATTGGCCGAGGCCGATTCGCTCGCGACGGGTCCCGGCGTGTGGGGCGACTGGAAGTCGTCGCTCATCGGGGAGCTGGTCCGCAGGTGCCGCATGGTCATGGCGGGTGAGGATCTTCCCGCGCCGGATCCGCTCGATCCGGAACATGTCGCGCTGGCGGCGGGCGGTGGGGTCCATGTCGCGCTGAACCCGGCCGACAGTCCCCACACCTACGTGGTCACCGTGATCGCCCCCGACGAGCGCGGACTGTTGTCGAAAGCCGCCGGAGTGCTTGCGCTGCATTCCCTTCGGGTCTATTCGGCCTCGTTGGGCAGCTCCGGCGATTCGGCCGTCAATTCCTTCGTCGTGTCGCCGCGCTTCGGAGCACCGCCGCAGGCAGGGCTGCTCCGGCAGGAGTTGATCCGGGCGCTGGCCGGCGAACTGGATCTGCTGGACATGCTCACGGCCAAGGAGGACGAGGCCCGCGAGAGCCAGCGCGTCGCGGCGGAGGAAGAGCGGGGAGACGCCGTTCCCGTGTTGTACGCGCAGGCCCCGCCGCGGGTCATCTGGTTCGACACCGCGGCCCCCGGCGAGGTGATTCTCGAACTGCGCGCGGAAGACAGGCTGGGTCTCCTGTGCCGGCTGGCCGCCGCATTCGACAGTTGCGGCGCGGACGTCCGGTGGGCGAAGGTGACGACGCTGGGATCATCGGTCGTCGACTCGTTCTGCCTCGATCTCGGTGATCACGACACGCGGGCGAGCAGGGAAGAGGTCGAGCGGGCCATCCTCGCCGTCGTTCCGCTGCCGAAGCCGAAGAAGCAGGCGGGCAGCGGGCGGGAGTGA
- a CDS encoding P-II family nitrogen regulator, producing the protein MKLITAIVKPFTLEDVKTGLEQAGVLGMTVSEVQGYGRQKGHTEVYRGAEYSVDFVPKVRVEVVVDDAAVDKVVEVIVEAARTGKIGDGKVWVSPVESVIRVRTGERGADAL; encoded by the coding sequence ATGAAGCTGATCACCGCAATTGTCAAGCCGTTCACTCTCGAGGACGTCAAGACGGGACTCGAGCAGGCGGGCGTCCTCGGAATGACCGTCAGCGAGGTCCAGGGTTACGGCCGCCAGAAGGGTCACACCGAGGTCTACCGCGGGGCCGAGTACTCGGTCGATTTCGTACCGAAGGTTCGAGTCGAGGTCGTCGTGGACGATGCGGCAGTGGACAAGGTCGTCGAGGTGATCGTCGAAGCAGCCCGCACCGGAAAGATCGGTGACGGCAAGGTGTGGGTGTCACCCGTCGAGTCGGTCATCCGGGTACGCACCGGGGAACGCGGCGCGGATGCGCTCTGA
- a CDS encoding ammonium transporter, whose amino-acid sequence MLTSAALVLLMTPGLAFFYGGMVRAKSVLNMVMMSVSAMGVVGILWVLYGYSIAFGEDQSNLFGDPFQYFGLKGLIGGSYLAETDDAGSVIADSAIPLVGTIPATVFVAFQAMFAIITVALISGAVADRLRFGPWLLFAGLWATVVYFPVAHWVFAFDGVTAETGGWIANKLAAIDFAGGTAVHINAGAAGLVLCIILGKRQGWPGTPFRPHNLTFVMLGAGLLWFGWFGFNAGSAVGANGIAGATFITTVVGTCAAMLAWLLVERIRDGHATTLGAASGIVAGLVAITPSCSSVNVLGALAIGVVAGALCALAVGLKYRLGFDDSLDVVGVHLVGGIVGTLMVGLVATTEAPAGVDGLFYGGGFDQLWRQAVGAGAVLLYSLVGTAIVALIVKFTIGLRVSDEGESLGVDESEHAETAYDFAALGGNSSTARVSGKEG is encoded by the coding sequence ATGCTGACCAGCGCCGCGCTCGTGTTGCTCATGACTCCGGGTCTTGCGTTCTTCTACGGCGGCATGGTTCGTGCCAAGAGCGTGCTGAACATGGTCATGATGAGCGTCAGCGCCATGGGCGTCGTCGGCATCCTCTGGGTGCTCTACGGCTATTCCATCGCGTTCGGTGAAGACCAGTCGAACCTCTTCGGTGACCCGTTCCAGTACTTCGGCTTGAAGGGGCTGATCGGCGGCTCGTACCTCGCGGAAACCGATGACGCCGGTTCGGTCATCGCCGACTCGGCGATCCCCCTCGTCGGGACGATTCCCGCGACGGTCTTCGTGGCCTTCCAGGCGATGTTCGCCATCATCACCGTTGCACTGATCTCGGGTGCCGTCGCAGATCGCCTGCGCTTCGGTCCCTGGCTGCTGTTCGCCGGCCTCTGGGCGACGGTCGTGTACTTCCCGGTAGCGCACTGGGTCTTCGCCTTCGACGGCGTCACCGCCGAGACCGGTGGCTGGATCGCCAACAAACTCGCCGCCATCGACTTCGCCGGTGGTACGGCCGTGCACATCAACGCCGGCGCCGCCGGACTCGTCCTCTGCATCATCCTCGGGAAGCGCCAGGGCTGGCCGGGCACGCCCTTCCGCCCGCACAACCTGACCTTCGTGATGCTCGGCGCAGGCCTGCTGTGGTTCGGCTGGTTCGGCTTCAACGCAGGTTCTGCCGTCGGCGCCAACGGAATTGCCGGAGCGACCTTCATCACGACCGTCGTCGGAACGTGTGCAGCGATGCTCGCGTGGCTTCTCGTCGAACGCATCCGCGACGGGCATGCGACCACCCTCGGTGCCGCGTCCGGAATCGTGGCCGGTCTGGTTGCCATCACCCCCTCCTGCTCGTCCGTGAACGTCCTCGGTGCGTTGGCGATCGGTGTTGTCGCCGGTGCCCTCTGCGCACTCGCCGTCGGGCTCAAGTACCGCCTCGGCTTCGACGATTCACTCGACGTGGTGGGAGTGCACCTCGTCGGCGGCATCGTCGGAACGCTGATGGTCGGACTCGTCGCAACCACGGAGGCACCCGCGGGCGTCGACGGACTGTTCTATGGTGGAGGTTTCGATCAACTCTGGCGTCAGGCAGTGGGCGCCGGAGCAGTACTGCTTTACTCGCTCGTCGGTACGGCCATCGTTGCGTTGATCGTGAAGTTCACCATCGGTCTGCGGGTCAGCGACGAGGGTGAATCACTGGGAGTGGATGAGTCGGAACACGCAGAAACGGCTTACGATTTCGCTGCACTCGGCGGAAATTCGTCAACCGCTCGCGTGTCCGGCAAGGAGGGATGA
- the ftsY gene encoding signal recognition particle-docking protein FtsY, with translation MGDVTTGAWIAIAAALAVLLVVLVVGSVLYRRRRISLKAPDTPQIATEKDRSGGYRAGTGFSFSEGSTATAPPREPAPAPRPPAPTPAPTPEVVPPAKPTTTPDEVIPAPEKPADTDSVITPEPVVAPEPVVAYEPVVAPETVVAPEPVVTPEPAAPSVPALDEIAPTEGRLDRLRGRLSRSQSAVGKSLLGLLGGGDLDEDSWEEVEDTLLIADLGSATTTKVVTALREQMAARSVRTEADARALLREVLVAELRPELDRSIRALPHDDHPAVLLVVGVNGTGKTTTTGKLARVLVADGRRVLLGAADTFRAAAADQLQTWAERVGAEVVRGKEAADPAAVAFDAVSKGIENGVDAVLIDTAGRLHTKTGLMDELGKVKRVIEKKASVDDVLLVLDATIGQNGLAQARVFAEVVDITGVVLTKLDGTAKGGIVFQVQHELGVPVKLVGLGEGADDLAPFEPGAFVDALLG, from the coding sequence ATGGGCGACGTGACTACCGGAGCCTGGATTGCCATCGCGGCCGCATTGGCCGTTCTTCTCGTCGTTCTCGTTGTCGGATCAGTGCTGTACCGGCGACGCCGGATCTCCCTGAAGGCGCCCGACACTCCACAGATCGCCACGGAGAAGGACCGGTCGGGCGGCTATCGCGCAGGCACCGGTTTCAGTTTCAGTGAGGGGTCGACGGCGACCGCTCCGCCGCGCGAACCCGCGCCGGCGCCACGCCCCCCGGCCCCCACACCGGCGCCCACTCCCGAGGTGGTCCCGCCCGCGAAGCCGACGACGACGCCGGACGAGGTGATTCCGGCTCCCGAAAAGCCCGCGGACACGGATTCCGTGATCACACCCGAGCCCGTGGTCGCGCCGGAGCCCGTGGTCGCATACGAACCGGTGGTCGCACCCGAAACCGTGGTCGCACCCGAGCCGGTGGTCACGCCGGAACCGGCAGCGCCGTCCGTGCCCGCGCTCGACGAGATCGCCCCGACCGAGGGCCGACTCGACCGCCTGCGCGGTCGGCTGTCCCGCTCCCAGTCTGCTGTCGGGAAGAGCTTGCTGGGCCTGCTCGGTGGCGGCGACCTCGACGAGGATTCGTGGGAAGAGGTCGAGGACACTCTTCTGATCGCGGACCTCGGCTCGGCGACCACAACGAAGGTGGTCACCGCGCTGCGTGAGCAGATGGCGGCGCGGAGCGTCCGTACCGAGGCGGACGCCCGGGCACTGCTGCGCGAAGTGTTGGTCGCCGAGCTGCGGCCCGAGCTCGATCGGTCGATTCGTGCGCTGCCGCACGACGACCACCCTGCGGTCCTCTTGGTCGTCGGAGTCAACGGCACCGGCAAGACGACCACCACCGGCAAGCTCGCGCGTGTGCTCGTTGCCGACGGCAGACGCGTCCTGCTCGGGGCAGCGGACACGTTCCGCGCCGCGGCCGCGGACCAGCTCCAGACGTGGGCGGAACGGGTGGGTGCCGAGGTGGTTCGGGGCAAGGAAGCAGCGGATCCGGCTGCCGTCGCCTTCGACGCCGTATCGAAGGGCATCGAGAACGGCGTCGACGCCGTGCTGATCGACACAGCGGGCCGCCTTCACACCAAGACAGGCTTGATGGACGAGCTCGGCAAGGTGAAGCGGGTGATCGAGAAGAAGGCGTCGGTCGACGACGTGCTTCTGGTTCTCGATGCGACGATCGGCCAGAACGGTCTGGCGCAGGCACGCGTGTTCGCCGAGGTCGTCGACATCACCGGAGTGGTGCTCACCAAGCTCGACGGCACGGCCAAGGGTGGCATCGTCTTTCAGGTGCAACACGAACTCGGTGTTCCGGTGAAGCTCGTCGGACTCGGTGAAGGCGCCGACGATCTCGCCCCGTTCGAGCCGGGTGCATTCGTCGACGCCCTGTTGGGCTGA